Genomic window (Candidatus Chlorobium masyuteum):
TAATGGAAGAAAATAACATCGGGACCGCGGCAGTACAATATGTTTCGCGCGGCAACAAGGCTACCCGTACCGGGTTCGGAGATGCTCTCCTGCAGGCCGGCAGGGAAAACAGTGATGTCGTGGCACTTTGCGCTGATCTTACCGGATCACTGAACATGAATTTGTTTCGTGATGCATTTCCCGATCGTTTTATCCAGACAGGTATAGCCGAAGCCAACATGGTTTCCATGGCAGCAGGACTCGCTACAACCGGAAAAATTCCGGTCGCGGCCAGTTTTGCCGTCTTTGCCACCGGACGGGTCTACGATCAGATCCGCCAGTCGCTCTGTTACTCAAATCTCAATGTCAAGATCTGTGCATCCCATGCCGGGCTCACCCTCGGTGAGGATGGTGCCACCCACCAGATCCTTGAAGATATCGGTCTTATGCGCGGTCTTCCGAGAATGACCGTGGTTGTTCCCTGTGATTACAGTGAAACCGTCAGGGCGACCCATGCCATCATCAAGCATGAGGGTCCGGTTTATCTGCGCTTCGGAAGGCCGAATGTTCCTGATTTTTCGCTTGACGAGGATGGTTTTGAAATCGGCAAGTCCATTGAACTTCACCCCGGCAAGGATGTTACCGTTATTGCCTGCGGCATCATGGTATGGAAAGCGCTCGAAGCGGCACTGATTCTTGAAAAGGAGGGGGTTGGCGTCAGGGTTATCAACATGCATACCATCAAACCGATTGACACGCTTGCCATTGTTCGTGCAGCCAACGATACCGGAGCAATTGTTACGGCTGAAGAGCATCAGATCTATAACGGTCTTGGTGATGCCGTAGCCAATGTCTGCGCCCGCAATATACCGGTACCGATTGAGATGGTTGGTGTGGAGGATCAGTTCGGTGAATCGGGAAAAGCCGATGAACTTCTTGAAAAATACAAGCTTACGACTGCTGATATTCTTGAAAAAATCTATCTGGCATTGCGCAGAAAGTGCTGATTTCCCTGGGCTCAGGAGGAGCGTGATATTGGTAGCCCCCGACACAGAGATGCGGGGGGTGGAGAAAAATGTAATCTCCACCTGGCGGTGAGAGACCGCCCGCAATGAAATTTCTATAACGCACAGGAGAAAAAGAAGATGGCAATGCCGAATTTTGGCGACATGATGAAGCAGATCCAGCAGGCTGGTGAAAAGATGCAGGATGTGCAGAAGCAGCTTGAAAAGATTGTTGCCCATGGCGAGGCAGGTGGAGGCATGGTCAGGGTCTCGGTGAGCGGCAAACAGAAACTGCTCTCACTGACTATTGATCCTGACATTATGGATGATGCCGAGATGGTTCAGGATCTGGTGCTCGCCGCCGTGAACAGCGGGCTTGACGAATCCGCAAGGCTGGCCCAGGAGGAGATCAGCAGGGCGACCGGGGGGATGATCAATCCGGCCGACCTCCTGAAAAACATGAATCTCGGTAAATAACACCGCATGCGCTACACTTCGGCGGCTATAGAAGCCCTGATTGAAGAGTTTGCCAAATTGCCGGGTGTCGGACGCAAAACCGCCCAGCGTCTTGCCATGTATGTTCTGCATGAGCCGAGAGCCGGGGCGGAAAAACTTGCATCCGCACTGCTTGATGTAAAAGACAAGGTTATCCGCTGTTCAGTCTGCCAGAATGTTACCGACAAGGAGAGTGATCCCTGTGCTGTATGCAGCAGCAGGGCACGCGACCGTTCGGTTATCTGCGTTGTTGAATCTCCGGTTGATATGCTCGCCTTTGAAAAAACGGGATTCTATAAAGGGCTCTATCATGTGCTGCATGGAGTCATTTCACCGCTTGACGGTATAGGGCCGGATGATATCAAGGTTCGCGAGCTGCTTGTCCGGTTTTCGGGTCAGGAGAGCGGAGAGGTCAAAGAGGTTGTTCTGGCTCTGAATCCTACCATTGAAGGGGAAACAACATCACTCTATCTCAGCAAACTGCTCAAACCGCTCGGCGTGCAGGTGACCAAAATTGCACGGGGGATACCGGTCGGCGCAGAGCTTGAGTTTGTTGATGAAGCGACGCTTTCACGGGCAATGGAAGGGCGATCGGCTATGTAGTATTTCAAAGGGTCCCTCTGTCAACTGTTTTGAGAAGCCCGCAGAGAGACCGGACTCCCGACGGGCAGGGGACCAACGCAGTATTCAGGTTTTGAAAAAAGAGAGAGAGACGCCAAAATTTCGTATCAATTGGTGAATACATGAGTTCAGAAAAAAAGTCGGTACTGATTCTTGGCGGGGGCCTTGCCGGTCTTACTGCCGCCAAGCGGTTGACAGACAGAGGGTTTCAGGTCAGGGTTCTTGAAAAAAGGGGTATTTTCGGCGGCAAGGTATCAGCCTGGAAAGATGAGGAGGGAGACTGGATTGAATCAGGCACCCACTGTTTTTTTGGCGCCTATGATGTGCTCTACGACCTCCTTAAAGAGTTAAAAACCAATCACGCAGTCCTTTGGAAGGAGCATCAGCTCACCTATACGCTCAATGGTGGCGAGCGTTTCACCTTCAATACCTGGGACCTTCCGAGCCCGCTGCATCTGCTGCCTGCCATTGTGAAGAACGGCTACTTTTCATTCTCCGAGATGGCCGCTTTTTCCAGATCGCTCATTCCGCTTGCCCTGCAGCGTGACAAATATGCGCCGACGCAGGATCACCTGACCTTTGCCGAGTGGGCAACCGCGAAGAAATTCGGCAACCGTCTCATGGAAAAGATGTTCCGCCCGATGGCGCTTGCCCTGAAATTCATTCCTCCCGAAGAGATATCAGCCAAGATCATCCTTGATGTTACCGAAACCTTCTACCGCCTGCCGGACGCTTCCCGAATGGGATTTCTGAAAGGCTCACCGCAGGAGTATCTCCATCAGCCGCTTATGGACTACTCGGCGTCAAGAGGGGCGGTGTTCAAGCCGAACACTGCCGTAGAGGAGCTGCTCTATGAGGGAGGGGAGATCAAGGGTGTTCAGCTTAAAAACGGTGAAATCCTTACGGCAGACTACTATCTTTGTGCCCTGCCGATCCATAACCTCCTGAAGGTGCTGCCCGACAGCCTGAAAAAAACGGAGCGCTTTTTCGGCGGTCTCGGTAATCTTGCAGGGGTGCCGGTGATCTCTGTCCAGATCTGGTATGATCGGGAAATTACCCCTGTCGATAATGTCCTTTTTTCACCCGACGGCGTTATTCCGGTTTACGCAAACCTTGCGCAAACAACTCCCGACTACCGAACCCTGAGAGGCAAGCCCTTCAGCGGCAAAACCCGGTTCGAATTCTGTGTTGCTCCGGCAAAAAACATGATGGGGATGACCAAAGAGGAGATTATCCGCCAGGTCGATCTCTCGGTGCGAAACTGCTATCCTGAAACGTCAAGAGGGGCGACCATTCTGAAGTCCACTGTAGTGAAGATTCCGCAATCGGTCTATGCGCCGACGCCGAACATGGAGCAGTTCCGTCCGACCCAGCAAACCCCGATCCGCAACCTCTTTCTTGCCGGCGGATTTTCGCAACAGCTCTATTACGACTCGATGGGTGGGGCAGTCATGAGCGCCAACCTTGCCTCCGAAGGCATTATCAGCGCAGCTGGCTTGACGAAGGAGTAAAGAGAAGTTTTGGGGCGTTTTTCATAGAACCGCCCCCGGTGATGTTTTCAATCAATCGTATTTGAGCAGTCAGAGATCTCTTTGTTCAATCCATCCTGAATTGATTCACGCATCCCTGGAATGGGGGCAAGATGCAGGGTTTCCGAAACAGCATTCCAGTCGCTCTCCGACAGGAGAACCGCATTGCCCAGTTTTCCTTTGATGATGACCGGCTTATGCAAAGTTACGGCATCATCAACAAGTTTATAAAGCTTTGCCCGGGCGCTTGTTACGGATAGTGTGGTCATAATTTTGTCTCCCTTACTGGTAACGTAAGAAAATCAGTCGTTATCCAGCAATTTGCATCATCTCTGTTTTAAATTTAGCTTTATTTTTAAACGGAAAATGGTATCTTCAGAATCCTGATCCGAATCAGGCCCTTGTAGCTCAGTGGATAGAGTAGTAGTTTCCGAAACTATTGGTCGGCAGTTCGAATCTGCCCAAGGGCACAGGGATTTAAGCTCCAGAGGAGCGACAATATTGGTAGACCCCGACGCAGTCGGTGGGGACGGAAGGAAAAAACGCGAAACAATTCAATCGCGGTAAAATTACATATTTCGGGGTGTGGCTCAGTTGGTAGAGTGCTGCGTTCGGGACGCAGAGGTCGTGGGTTCGAATCCCGCCACCCCGACACCAGAGGCGATTACGGAGAGATCTGTAATCGCCTTTTTTCGTCCTCTGTTTTTTTTATGGTTTGAGTATCAGCGCTGTCTTCGCTTCAGACACCAAACACTCCGTTTTTCAGCTCTCCTGTAGAGGCCGGTCCGGCTCTTCGGCAGTTGCCTCCCGGTTTTTTCCGCCCCCGATCATCTCTACGGATATACCTTGAGTCGTTCAAACCGTACATCATACCGTTTTTGTTTTACCTGAACAGCAGGGAAAAGTACGCTGTATTTGCTTTATTGATTCAGCGTTACTATCTTTTTTGGTAGTCGCATTGAGTACTGAACCGTCGAGTATCTACCTCTTTGCGTAATCGGGTGTGGAGTTGTTTTCTGTCAAATTCAGGATCAAATCAGAAAGGAGGAGTTCCATGTCAAATGCCATCCTGCTTAACTGGCTCAATTTTTCAAATGCAATCTCAGCAATGCCGAAGAACGAGCAACCTGTAAGTTCCGAGCAATTGAAAAATATATTCAGTGACTTATTGTTATGGTATCAGGAGTTTACAGATATTCCTTCCGAAGTTCTTGAGACGGCAGCAACAATGCATGAGCAGTCGATTGAAGCGTCTGCATTGATAAAAAAGAAGGGGGGTTTGCACAGTTCGGTTCATGGTGCGGTTGAATTTCTCAGGGCCTATCAGCAACCTGCGGAAATTGTAAATATGTCGCGGTATGGGGCTGAAAAACAGGAAAATAGTGACCTTTCTTTGATGATTACAAAGTTGTCCTCGTTTCATACTCAACAAATGCAGTCGCTCTCCTGGCTCATTGACTGGCTTGAAAAGGTTGATCCTCTCTTTCCGGCTTATACGTACAGAAATAAACTGGCATGCTGTTTTTCATCAGTAGAGCATAAGTTTTGTTTTGATAATGCCAGAAAATGCATTTTTGAACCCTCGTTATCATGGATACATGTTCCGGGCGCAACGCTTTCCGGGAGCTCGTCGAAAGGTGATTGCTGTCTTGGAACAACGCTCTCTTCCTGTTCTGGAGGAACGCTCAGTTGCGACTGTGTTGCAGGCAATACAGGATGTGATTGCAAAGCACCAAATCAGCTGTGCGGCCAGAATGACAAATCTGTTTCAGTTTATGCGGCAAGTTTCAGTGATGTGAACTGCAAGAAGCTTCAACATGACCTTGCTGAAACCGGACAAATCATGCCACCCTGTCTTGCTCTTGACCCTGTTCGAGAGAGTGGCTGTATGCTTGAGCACTCTGAGATGTATTTCAAGGGCTCTTCATGCACAACCCTCAATTCACGAAAGGGACGCTTTATGGTTTCTGCTTCTGTTGTACCGTTTAATCTCGGGAGGCTTGTCATGCAGACAAAAGAGTGTCAGCAGACTGGTTTCTGCCCGCCGGTCAGTTCCGGCTGTTCCGGGCTTTGCTGATACTATGCTCTATCCATCTCCATATAACATCATTGTGCCTGACGGTGATGAGATACTGCTGTTTAACACTCATACACTGAGTTTTGGACGGTTGCACTCCTCAAGGTATGTTGATGCAATAAAACTTGTAGAGTCGCTCAACAACGGCAAAACGCTCTCTGTTTTCGATGATGAGCTGAAGCATGTCGCATTTGAAATGCGTCAGAAGGGTTTTTTTGTATCTGATCTTGATGAAGCAAAAAAAGAGCTGACAGAAAGGTTCACTCGACGAAAAAACAGGAGTCAACATCTTGGTCTGACCATTGCACCTTCGGTTAACTGTAACTTTTCCTGCCCTTATTGCTACGAGTATTCGGAATGCACCACAATGTCTGGAGAAATTCAGCGGAATGTTGCAGCATATATAAAAAAAGAGCTGAGTTCGGCATGCTACAAAAGCATGCATGTAACATGGTATGGGGGAGAACCGTTATTGCCTGATTGTTTTGAAGCGATTGAGTATCTCTCGGAGCAGATAATCTCCGCATGCAAGAAATACGACATTTCATATACGTCAAACATCATAACCAACGGCTATTTGCTTGATCGTGAAAAAGCCAAACATCTGGTTGAGTGGAAGGTCGCTCTTGCGCAGGTGACCCTTGACGGTCCAAAGTCGTTCCATGACAGGAGCAGAATTCATAAAAACGGTAAAGGGACTTTTGATCGTATTATCGGGAATATCAAAGCGAGTAGCGATCTTCTCCGATTCAGCATTCGCATGAATGTCAATGAAGAGAATGCTGCATCCATAATGGAACTCAAAAAAATCCTGCATGAAGAAAAACTGCTCGACAATAAAGGTCGTGTGGCATTTTATGTTTCACCAGTTCGTTCGTATACCTCTTCATGTCAGAGTAGAGACTGCCTGAGCAATTCGTCTTTTTACAAATTGCAGCTTGAATTGCTGAAAAACGGCATAAATAGCGACGGCTTCCATGTTGTTGAAGAGTATCCGACGCTTAAGGAGAGTGTCTGTACCGCCATAGCTTCAGATTCCTATGTAATTGGTGCTTCGGGGGAGCTTTACAAGTGCTGGCTTGATCTTGGGCGTCATGAACTTTCTGTCGGGCAGATAGGCAGGGAAGGGATCGAGTTCAACGAAAGGATAGAAAAGTGGGATGATTTCATGCCTTTTGACGAAGGGACTGAATGTCTCTCTTGTTCGATGTTACCTGTCTGCATGGGTGGATGTCCGGAGCTTAATATGCGCAGTCGGAATCAGCAAGAGAATCAGGCATGTTGCAATTGGAAATATTTTCTGAGTGAACATTTGCGCTTTATAGCTAACGCACAAAACCTGCCTGATGATTCCCTGTCAGGTTTTACCAACAAGAGGTAATGTGCTCGTATCGGCAGCACGCTCCATGCCTATTTCAGCGCTGTTTTCGCTTCAGGCACCGAATGCCCCGTTTTTCAGCTCTCCAGTAGACACAATCCTGCTTGCAGGAGGGGCATATCTCCTGATATTTCCCTGAAACCATTGAGATGATGAGGGGATGGCCGGATTGATGGCCTGAGCTTTATCAGTAAGTGACTCCTCCGGAGCATCAAAAAAACGCACTGCCTTTGCGATGCTTTCAAGAATCCTCCCTGAGCTGTAATCCTCTATAGTGCCCATAATTGTTTTGTTGTCAAGAATGATAAACAATCCGGATTACTATTTGAAAAGATAGTTGCTATAATGCATGGAAATGCATAATATAACACCGTATGAATACGTTTATGAGACAGATTGTTCGATGGATCTGTGGGGCTTTTCAGAAAGAAACAGTAGTCGGTATTTGAAACCATTAACGAGGGGAGGTTACATCATGGGCTCAATCAGAATGCATTTAAAATTCGACCCCAGTGTTGTCATGTATCTGGTGATTATTGACAAACTGCTGGCAAAACGGGCTGATCTTCTCAAGGTGAGGCCTTCAGAGAAATTTTTCGACATGATCAGAGAGCAGGTTGTGGCACATGTGGCCGAAGGTGCTGAACCGCCAAAGGAGATCGCTTCTGCGATCATGAACATCGCCGATGACATCATTTCACATCGTGATGTGACCCTGAAGGCAGGTGACTACATCGCGCTGATGAGCTACGCAAAGGCGAATAAACTCCTCTGATCTTCTCCTGTTTTTCCGGGATGAGCTAAACACTCGTCCCGGAATGATGTTTGATTTTACGATTTCAAAAAAAAGGAGACCCCCCCATGCCTTTCGAAGGATTTCCAATCGTTATCGGCCTCGAACTTACCCTTGCCTGCAATCTCAGATGCCGGCACTGTGCTTCTGCTGCAACGACAAGGTCCCGTTCAAATGAACTCTCTCTGGAAGAACTGCTCTCTATTTGCGACCAGTTTCCGGATCTCTTTGTTCAGGAAGTCGATATCACCGGCGGAGAACCGCTGCTCCGGCCGGAATGGTTTGCTGTTACTACGCACCTTAACAAGCTCGGCATCCCGGTACGGATGGTTACAAATGGCTCGCTTCTGAAAGAAAATGTTCCTCAACTTAAAGAGAGTGGTATTGCAACGGTCGGTATCAGCCTTGACGGTCTTGAAGCGACGCACGATCGAATAAGGGAAAGGCCGGGACTCTTCAGAACTATTGTCGGCGGCATAGAGTCAGCTCTCAAGGCGGGTATTCCCATAGCGGTTATCACGGCGGTTAACGACATTAATATTGAGGAACTTCAGGCGCTCGAAACATTTATCTGCAATCTCGGTATTGAACACTGGCAGGTACAGCCAACCTTTTCTCTCGGGCGCGCAAAAGAGGGTGAACTTACCCTCTCCAATGAAACATTTCTTGAACTTGGAAGCTTCATCCAGTGTCGCCAGGAGCCATGTTCTTCATCAATGATCAATCTTGTACCTGCAGACGGTGTCGGCTACTTCTCTTCACTTGACTCAAGAACAAGAGCCTGGAGTGGCTGCGCTGCTGGCATCTCCTCCTGCGGCATCACCAGTAACGGGTTGATCAAAGGCTGTCTTTCCATGCCTGACCGTTATGTAGAGGGAAGCCTGCGTGAGCGTGAACTCTGGGATATCTGGTTTGATGAAAACTCCTTTTCCTCTACAAGGAGATTTTCAACTGCCGATCTTGGAGATAACTGTACTGCTTGTGAACATGGCGAAGCATGCAAGGGTGGCTGTTCAGTCATGTCTATTGCCGCAACAGGCAAGTATCACAATAACCCGTACTGTTTTCACCGTTTGCTGAAAGAACAACCTGCGATAGTCGGTTGAACATCCATTCATTCAGTTGCCGAGGGTGTACCAGAGCAGAAAGAGTGATGAGACGGTCATCATAATAAAGGTTGCAATACCGAAGAAATTCGACCAGAATTTATTGGTGTACCTGCCCATTATTTTTTTGCTGTTGCAGATGTGCAGGATGAGTGCAATCAGTACAGGCGCAGTAATTCCGTAGAGTACGGCAGTATAGATGAGCGCCTGAATCGGGCTGATGCCGATGAAGTGGATCAAGAGACCGACAACGAGCGATATGGCCATGGTGAGGTAGAATCCCGGAGCCTCATAGTATTTTTTGTCAAGTCCCTCCTTCCATCCGAAGGTTTCCGCCATCATATAACTCAAGGCTCCGCCAAGTACCGGAATGGCAAGAAATCCGGTACCGATAACGCCCAGGGCAAAGAGAAGATAGGCCTGGTCTCCGGCCAGGGGGCGCAGCGCACGGGCAGCCTCCTCCACGGTGTTGATATTATGGATCCCGGCATTGAAGAGTACGGTGCCTGCAGCAAGAATGATAAAGTAAAAGACCACATTGGTAAAGAGCATTCCCCCCTTGACATCAGCCTCCATCTCCTCGATAATTTTTTTGTCAACCATAAGCTTTTTTTCGTGCCGTTCTTCAACCTCCATGGATGCCTGCCAGAAAAAGAGATAGGGAGAGATTGTCGTGCCGAGAATGCCGACCAGCATGAGAAAATAGGCCTTGTCAGGAGTGAAAGAGGGGAGGAATGTATCCCTCAGGACATGAGGCCAGTCAACACCGATAAGAAAGGGGATGAGAATATAGCTGACAAGGCTGATACAGAGCCATTTGAGAATGACCGCTATTTTATGGTAAGACCAGAATATGACACTATAGAGAATAAGGGCGGTAAAGAGAATCGAGAATGAAAATGCGGGTATGACCGGAAAGAGCAGGTTGCCGACGGCTCCCATTCCGGCAATATCGGCGCCGATATTGAGCGTTATGGAGGGGAAACTGATAATCAGGATGAGATAGAGCAGATATTTCGGATAGTATTTCTTGATGATGCCGATAAGCCCGTGATTGGTTACGAGCCCTATTCGGGCGCACATCTCCTGCACAGAGACCATAAGGGGATAGGTAACAATGGCGCTCCAGAGCAGTTGGGAGCCGAAGGCTGCACCGGCCTGCGTATAGGTGGCGATCCCTGAGGGGTCATCGTCACTCGCTCCGGTGATCAGACCGGGCCCGAAGATCCCCCAGAATCGCTTCAGGAGAGAGGGCTTTTTGTGGGCAGTGGTCATGGTTTATGTATAAAATCAGACACGGGTATCCGGCATAATGTTTTACCTCTTCTTCGCACTATCTTATAAAGTACGGAACGGCAGAATAAGTTCTCTTTGAGAGTTAAGGATTGCTAACCCGCAGCCATCATGAACAGCAGCATACCGCATGAGGAATTTGTCGGCCTTTCTGATGCAGAAGCCGCCGCCAGACTTGCCTCTGATGGATACAATGAGCTGCCTTCCTCCGGCCGTCGTAACCTCTTCATCCTTGCATTCGGCGTAGTGAGGGAGCCGATGTTTCTTCTTCTTGTTGCCTGCGGAGCGGTCTATCTGGTTCTTGGTGATCTTTATGAAGCATTGATGCTACTCGGCTTTGTGTTTTTCGTGATGGCTCTTACACTCTATCAGGAGCGGAAAACAGAGCATGCACTCGAAGCATTAAAAGATCTCTCCAGTCCGAGAGCCTCTGTTATCAGGGATAGAGCACAGCGCCGTATTGCCGGACGTGAAGTGGTAAAAGGTGATCTGCTTGTTGTCGGTGAGGGGGATCGTGTTCCGGCAGACGGTCAACTGCTCTCCGAGCTTAATCTTATGGTTGATGAATCGCTTTTGACCGGAGAGTCGGTTCCTGTCAGGAAGAGTGCCGAAGAGAGAGCGGCAGTTGATGTTCGTCCCGGTGGTGATGACCTTCCGTTTCTCTATTCGGGAACACTTGTGGTTCAGGGGCAGGGGATTGCCAGAGTAACAGCTACCGGCACCGGTACTGAACTCGGAAAGATAGGCAAGGTGATTCAGGGTGTAGAGCCGGAAGAGACCCGGCTTGAGGCGGAGACCGGCAGATGGGTGCATAATCTGGCCATTGTTGGAATTTCTCTTTGCGTTGTTGTGATCCTTTTCTACTCCTTCATACACAGGGGGGAATGGCTTGAAGGCGTGCTTGCGGGAATTACCCTCGCCATGGCTACTCTTCCTGAAGAGCTGCCGGTTGTGCTGACCATATTTCTTGCCATGGGCGCATGGCGGATCTCCAAAAAACAGGTGCTTACCCGTCGAATGCCGGCAATAGAGACGCTCGGGTCAGCTACAGTGCTCTGTGTAGACAAGACCGGCACGCTGACCATGAACCGGATGACGGTCGATACCCTCATTGCCGGAGAGAAGCGTGTTGATATCAGATCATTAGCGGAACAAGAGATGCCCGAAGATTTCCACGAACTGGTTGAGTTCACTATCCTGGCAAGTCAGCTCGATCCTTTTGATCCGATGGAAAAGGCCATCAGGCTCGTCGGAGATGCGTATCTAAAGGAGCGAGAACACCTGCACGGCGACTGGAATCTTGTGCATGAGTATCCGCTGTCCAAAGAGCTGCTCTCGATTTCCCGTGTCTGGAACTCGGAAAGAAGTGAGAACTATATCATTGCAGCCAAAGGCGCTCCCGAAGCGGTTATGGATCTCTGTCACCTTGATGCGTCAGCAATACAGCAAATCTCTCTTCGCATCAATGAGCTTGCAAATAGCGGGTTGCGGGTGCTTGGAGTAGCACGGGCATATTTTGTGCATTCCGAACTGCCAGAAAAACAGCATGACTTCGTCTTTGAATTTCTCGGCCTTATCGGGCTTGCGGATCCGGTCAGGCCGACAGTCGCTGCGGCCATTGCGGAGTGTTATACCGCCGGTATCCGTGTGGTGATGATTACCGGCGATTACCCTGGAACGGCCACTACTATTGCCCGACAGATCGGACTGAAAGAGCCGGAAATGGTTTTGACCGGCAGTGAACTGGAAGGGATGGCGGAAACGGAGCTGCATGAACGGATGGGTTCGGTGAATATCTTTGCAAGGGTTGTTCCTGAACAGAAGTTGCGACTGGTTAAAGCTCTCCAGATGCATGGTGAGATTGTGGCCATGACCGGAGACGGGGTCAACGATGCTCCGGCATTGAAAGCGGCCAATATCGGTATTGCCATGGGTGGACGGGGGAGTGATGTGGCAAGGGAGTCAGCATCGATGGTACTGCTTGACGATGATTTCTCATCTATAGTAGCGGCGATAAGGCTTGGTCGCCGGATATTTGACAATATCCGAAAGGCAATCGCCTATATTTTTGCCATTCATGTGCCTATTGCCGGGATGTTGCTTCTTCCCGTGCTTTTTCAGTGGCCACTCCTTTTTTTACCGGCCCACATTGCTTTTCTCGAGCTTATCATTGATCCGGCCTGTTCAATTGTTTTTGAGGGAGAGCAGGAGGAGCAGGATGTTATGACTCGCACACCAAGGAGAGCAGATGAGCCTTTATTCAACCGAAGGATGATCGCTGCCGGTGTCATGCAGGGTTTTGTGGTGCTGCTTGTAGTCATGGGCATTTTCTGGTTTTTCCGCAACAGGGGGGCGGGCATTGCAGAAGTTCGAACGCTTACCTTTACAACACTCATGATTGCCAATCTCTGTCTTATTCTGACCAACCGCTCCTGGAGCACGACCATTCGGGCATCGCTCTTTTTCCCGAATTCAGCACTGCTTCCGGTTATCGCAGGCGCAATGCTTTTTCTTGGAATTGTGCTCTATGTTCCGTTTTTTGTCACACTGTTCAGATTTTCTGCCATCCGTTTCACGGATCTGCTCATTTGTCTTGCTGCCGGATTCGGCAGTGTGCTCTGGTTTGAGCTGTTGAAATTAACCGGCGTCTTCAGATCAGGAAGGTTCTCTCGTTAATAGCCACTCCCTTACACGCTTTTTCGTTTTTTTTCGTTCAAAAATTCTCTGCACCATAATGACCACTGCAAAACAAAACTTCAACTTTCAGAAAATCGTTGCCGTTACCGGTGTTCTGCTGTTTTTGATCAAAATGGCCGCGTGGTATCTCACCAACTCAGTCGCCATTCTTACCGACGCACTTGAAAGCACGGTCAATGTTACCAGTGCCTTCATCGGATTATACAGCCTCTATGTATCAGCCAAACCAAAAGATACCAGTCATCCCTATGGACACGGCAAAGTGGAGTTTATCTCGGCTGCGATTGAAGGGACACTGATTTCGGCAGCAGGGTTACTCATTATTGTTGAGGCTGTAAAAAGCCTCGGAAATCCACGCCAGATAGGCCAGCTTGATTTTGGTATCT
Coding sequences:
- a CDS encoding NRAMP family divalent metal transporter, translated to MTTAHKKPSLLKRFWGIFGPGLITGASDDDPSGIATYTQAGAAFGSQLLWSAIVTYPLMVSVQEMCARIGLVTNHGLIGIIKKYYPKYLLYLILIISFPSITLNIGADIAGMGAVGNLLFPVIPAFSFSILFTALILYSVIFWSYHKIAVILKWLCISLVSYILIPFLIGVDWPHVLRDTFLPSFTPDKAYFLMLVGILGTTISPYLFFWQASMEVEERHEKKLMVDKKIIEEMEADVKGGMLFTNVVFYFIILAAGTVLFNAGIHNINTVEEAARALRPLAGDQAYLLFALGVIGTGFLAIPVLGGALSYMMAETFGWKEGLDKKYYEAPGFYLTMAISLVVGLLIHFIGISPIQALIYTAVLYGITAPVLIALILHICNSKKIMGRYTNKFWSNFFGIATFIMMTVSSLFLLWYTLGN
- a CDS encoding cation-translocating P-type ATPase, giving the protein MNSSIPHEEFVGLSDAEAAARLASDGYNELPSSGRRNLFILAFGVVREPMFLLLVACGAVYLVLGDLYEALMLLGFVFFVMALTLYQERKTEHALEALKDLSSPRASVIRDRAQRRIAGREVVKGDLLVVGEGDRVPADGQLLSELNLMVDESLLTGESVPVRKSAEERAAVDVRPGGDDLPFLYSGTLVVQGQGIARVTATGTGTELGKIGKVIQGVEPEETRLEAETGRWVHNLAIVGISLCVVVILFYSFIHRGEWLEGVLAGITLAMATLPEELPVVLTIFLAMGAWRISKKQVLTRRMPAIETLGSATVLCVDKTGTLTMNRMTVDTLIAGEKRVDIRSLAEQEMPEDFHELVEFTILASQLDPFDPMEKAIRLVGDAYLKEREHLHGDWNLVHEYPLSKELLSISRVWNSERSENYIIAAKGAPEAVMDLCHLDASAIQQISLRINELANSGLRVLGVARAYFVHSELPEKQHDFVFEFLGLIGLADPVRPTVAAAIAECYTAGIRVVMITGDYPGTATTIARQIGLKEPEMVLTGSELEGMAETELHERMGSVNIFARVVPEQKLRLVKALQMHGEIVAMTGDGVNDAPALKAANIGIAMGGRGSDVARESASMVLLDDDFSSIVAAIRLGRRIFDNIRKAIAYIFAIHVPIAGMLLLPVLFQWPLLFLPAHIAFLELIIDPACSIVFEGEQEEQDVMTRTPRRADEPLFNRRMIAAGVMQGFVVLLVVMGIFWFFRNRGAGIAEVRTLTFTTLMIANLCLILTNRSWSTTIRASLFFPNSALLPVIAGAMLFLGIVLYVPFFVTLFRFSAIRFTDLLICLAAGFGSVLWFELLKLTGVFRSGRFSR